In Mucilaginibacter celer, one DNA window encodes the following:
- a CDS encoding 4'-phosphopantetheinyl transferase family protein — MAGITVDIRYLDVVNWQQDTGCSFNLTDDIDVWRISLEANLHLIPRFLPILEPDEIERASRYYQEKDRNRFAISRAVLRVILGRYINQPARDIRFGIGLNKKPFLANFDKPINYNISHSDKWALIAVSKKPIGVDTEKIDPVFAYADILPDHFNKEETNYIEQNQSHRRFCLLWTRKEATTKLTGQGLDERLKAIPSLNHKHLIANNIINSSKDIALASFELDAGNLATVAYEADNDSELKFWDINLTSI; from the coding sequence ATGGCCGGGATTACTGTAGATATCCGGTATCTTGATGTTGTTAACTGGCAGCAGGATACCGGGTGCTCTTTTAACTTAACGGATGACATCGATGTATGGCGCATCAGTCTCGAAGCTAACCTCCATTTAATTCCCCGTTTTTTACCTATACTGGAACCAGACGAAATAGAACGTGCCAGTCGCTATTACCAGGAAAAAGACAGAAACCGGTTTGCAATAAGCAGGGCCGTGTTAAGGGTTATTTTGGGCCGGTACATCAATCAGCCTGCCCGCGATATCCGTTTCGGCATCGGCCTAAATAAGAAACCGTTTTTAGCAAATTTCGATAAACCGATCAACTATAACATATCCCATTCGGATAAATGGGCTTTGATCGCGGTTTCAAAAAAGCCAATTGGTGTAGATACGGAAAAAATAGATCCCGTATTCGCCTATGCAGATATCCTCCCAGATCACTTCAATAAAGAAGAGACAAACTATATTGAACAGAATCAATCACACCGGCGTTTTTGCCTGTTATGGACACGTAAAGAAGCTACCACCAAACTAACCGGACAAGGACTGGATGAACGACTAAAAGCAATCCCGTCATTAAACCATAAACACCTCATAGCTAACAACATCATCAATTCATCTAAGGATATAGCTTTAGCAAGTTTTGAGCTTGATGCCGGCAACCTGGCAACGGTAGCTTATGAAGCCGATAATGATTCTGAACTTAAATTTTGGGATATTAACCTTACTTCGATTTAA
- a CDS encoding ABC transporter ATP-binding protein: MLEVENLSVSFRSGKNSFKAVKEISFTLKKGETIGIVGESGSGKSVASLAIMRLLNAEQTVLDGHVLLNGRCLCSLSEDEMQQVRGNQVAMIFQEPMTSLNPVLTCGFQLTEAIRLHLGLNKTEAKQKTIDLFKEVQLPRPEAIFDSYPHQISGGQKQRVMIAMALACNPEILIADEPTTALDVTVQKTIIDLLNKLKAERQMSLIFISHDLGVIKQIADRVLVMYKGEVIEEATVNQLFANPQHPYTKGLLACRPVPDQHLKKLPVVADFLGENKPTVTIEEIRERYHYPADEISARKKKLYNQQPLLKAEALSTWFPTGSGFFKRKSDIVKAVNNVSFEVYPGETLGLVGESGCGKTTLGRSILRLIEPTSGKITFDDTDLRGLKKDDLRQIRKEIQIIFQDPYSSLNPKLTVGQSLMEPLQVHGFYDNDTVRKRKVLELLERVNLLPAHFNRYPHEFSGGQRQRIVIARALALQPKFIICDESVSALDVSVQAQVLNLIRELQEELKLTYIFISHDLAVIKHISDRMMVMNKGEIVEMGYPDDIYYRPKEDYTKKLIASIPG; this comes from the coding sequence ATGCTTGAGGTAGAAAATTTATCGGTAAGCTTCCGTAGCGGAAAAAACAGCTTTAAAGCTGTTAAGGAAATCTCTTTCACGCTAAAAAAAGGAGAGACCATTGGCATTGTAGGCGAATCTGGCTCAGGCAAATCGGTTGCATCGCTGGCTATTATGCGTTTGCTCAATGCCGAACAAACCGTTTTGGATGGACATGTACTTTTAAACGGGCGATGCCTTTGTTCACTTTCTGAAGATGAAATGCAGCAGGTGCGCGGTAACCAGGTGGCGATGATTTTCCAGGAGCCCATGACCTCGCTTAACCCGGTGCTTACCTGTGGTTTCCAGTTAACCGAGGCTATCAGGCTGCATTTAGGTTTGAACAAAACAGAGGCAAAACAAAAAACTATTGATCTTTTTAAAGAAGTTCAACTCCCCCGCCCCGAGGCTATATTTGATAGCTACCCCCATCAGATTTCGGGCGGACAAAAGCAGCGGGTGATGATTGCCATGGCATTGGCCTGTAACCCCGAAATTTTGATAGCCGATGAACCGACCACTGCCCTTGATGTGACGGTGCAAAAAACCATTATCGATTTGCTGAACAAGCTTAAAGCCGAACGGCAGATGAGCCTCATTTTCATTTCGCACGATTTAGGGGTAATTAAACAGATAGCCGACCGGGTTTTGGTAATGTACAAAGGAGAGGTTATTGAGGAAGCGACAGTTAACCAACTCTTTGCCAATCCGCAACATCCCTATACCAAAGGTTTACTGGCTTGCCGCCCGGTTCCTGATCAGCATTTAAAAAAGCTCCCGGTGGTAGCCGATTTTTTGGGTGAAAATAAACCGACGGTTACCATTGAGGAAATCCGGGAACGATATCACTATCCCGCAGATGAAATATCGGCACGAAAAAAGAAATTATATAACCAGCAACCTTTGCTTAAAGCAGAGGCATTAAGTACCTGGTTTCCAACCGGGAGTGGATTTTTTAAACGCAAAAGCGATATAGTAAAAGCCGTTAATAACGTAAGTTTTGAAGTTTATCCCGGCGAGACATTGGGTTTGGTGGGTGAATCGGGCTGTGGCAAAACTACATTGGGCAGGAGTATTTTAAGGTTGATAGAACCTACGTCGGGTAAGATCACCTTTGACGATACTGATCTGCGCGGGCTTAAAAAGGATGATCTGAGGCAGATCAGGAAAGAGATCCAGATCATTTTCCAGGATCCGTATTCATCATTAAACCCCAAACTTACCGTCGGCCAATCGTTAATGGAACCCTTACAGGTGCATGGTTTTTACGATAATGATACCGTACGAAAGCGCAAGGTGCTGGAATTGCTGGAACGCGTAAACCTGTTACCTGCTCATTTTAACCGCTACCCGCACGAGTTTTCGGGTGGGCAAAGGCAGCGCATTGTGATAGCACGAGCCTTGGCCTTGCAGCCTAAATTTATTATCTGTGATGAGTCGGTTTCGGCGCTTGATGTATCGGTACAGGCTCAGGTATTAAACCTGATCCGCGAATTGCAGGAGGAATTGAAACTTACGTATATTTTTATTTCACATGATCTGGCCGTGATTAAGCATATCTCCGACAGGATGATGGTGATGAATAAGGGTGAGATAGTGGAAATGGGCTATCCGGATGATATTTATTACAGGCCAAAGGAGGATTATACTAAGAAATTGATTGCTTCGATACCGGGGTGA
- a CDS encoding non-ribosomal peptide synthetase, which produces MATTTTIYNTIPVEFDPFAGPELFAIAPSTEPQLEIWASCLIGGDEANCAYNESFSLQLTGQLNQDAMLLALQEITNMHQALRMAFSADGKYICVYKELALDFSFADVSTRTTAEQHAFITEQNNQNAFTPFNLVTGPLFKVQLIKLSETEHRLTFIAHHIVCDGWSIGIMMQDLSKLYSAYTRGEELKLPAGPSFIDYSNEQVLFTGSKEFKDIEQYWLNEFKGSNYLMDLPADLPRPAVRTYKSHRLDLPVDKQLVSRIKQLGKANGSSFVTTLLAAFEVFLQRATGQDEIILGLPAAGQSATGNYRLVGHCVNLLALRSAPKSAQSFKSYLKQRTTAILDAYDHQLYTFGELLKKLAIPRDASRVPLVPVMFNIDMGMDDDVDFYGLKHHLTSNPREYESFEIFVNISGRDEALVLEWSYNTQLFSEKCIRNLMDEFEFLLNELVNDPEVLIGSVSAANRAVLIEKLKAWNNTSVAYPKHKALHQLINWQSDAIAVKFADQSLSYSQLHENSNRLAALLIDKGVKKGDKVTFALDRSAEMLVVILGIMKAGAVYIPLDPQFPLGRINYMLSDSKAVVLLSSAKYQGHYQSEATELIIEDIWPDLSKYPATEPVVEVTGDDLVYILYTSGSTGMPKGVQISQHSLVNFLYSMQKRPGMTAADKLLAVTTISFDIAGLELFLPLLSGAQVVIADTNTAKDGRALLDIIRKENITTMQATPYTWRIMLEAGWDENTPIKVICGGEALPKELAERILGKASSLWNVYGPTETTIWSTIKQIKADDVAITIGRPIDNTSIYILDKNLNPLDTGTIGEIYIGGDGLAVGYLNQPQLTAEKFIDDPFSDNAGDKMYRTGDLGRFMEDGEIECLGRADAQIKIRGYRIETGEIEYHLINQPNVKQAVVVAQPDKKGINKLVAYITIDDNYLMEDEIARQKNWRSSLKNALPDYMVPDDFIVITAIPLTPNGKMDKKALIQTSAPIAEAVNVYVAPRTDVEKLVADIWSEFLEIDKVGVYDNFFEMGGHSLIAVQVMARIEKVTGKRLPLAALFENSTVEKLSLMLEMDGKSIVWDSLVPIKPNGSKMPLYIVHGAGLNVLLFNALAINMDADQPVYGLQAKGLNGIDEPLSEIKDIAAHYIGAIQAQNPNGPYALAGYSFGGIIAWEMTRQLEAQGKQVKMLAMFDTYAYRSPFFDPWLTMQTKRAKFFMRKLKYNLFTPEGLSQSLTEKTKNIKRHATRMLWKLTNDNQQEGFFGYSNKIDEMNQLAERRYQLKPYNIAIELFRANTHTFYMDDFENLGWKPYALKGINVHPIPGEHNSIFKAPNDKIFARILQQCLDEAAKK; this is translated from the coding sequence TTGGCCACTACTACTACCATATACAATACTATCCCGGTTGAGTTTGACCCCTTTGCCGGACCAGAGCTTTTTGCCATTGCTCCATCAACCGAGCCACAGCTCGAAATCTGGGCATCATGCCTTATTGGCGGCGATGAAGCCAACTGTGCCTATAACGAATCATTTTCATTACAGCTTACAGGCCAGCTAAACCAGGATGCTATGCTGCTGGCCTTACAGGAAATTACCAATATGCACCAGGCCCTGCGTATGGCTTTTAGTGCCGATGGTAAATATATCTGTGTATATAAAGAACTCGCGCTCGATTTCAGTTTTGCTGATGTATCAACCCGTACAACTGCCGAACAACATGCTTTTATCACCGAGCAGAATAATCAAAATGCATTTACTCCCTTTAACCTTGTAACGGGCCCTCTGTTTAAAGTGCAATTGATTAAATTGAGTGAAACGGAACATCGCCTAACCTTTATAGCACACCACATTGTTTGCGATGGCTGGTCTATCGGTATTATGATGCAGGATTTGAGCAAGCTATATTCGGCTTACACCAGGGGCGAAGAGCTTAAGCTTCCTGCCGGACCATCGTTTATTGACTACTCAAATGAGCAGGTTTTATTTACCGGCAGCAAAGAATTTAAAGATATTGAACAATACTGGCTTAACGAGTTTAAAGGCAGCAATTATTTGATGGATTTGCCGGCAGATTTGCCAAGGCCTGCTGTGCGTACCTATAAAAGCCACCGGCTCGATCTTCCGGTTGATAAACAATTGGTATCCCGGATTAAACAACTGGGCAAGGCCAATGGCAGTAGTTTTGTAACTACATTACTCGCGGCGTTCGAGGTTTTTTTACAGCGCGCAACCGGGCAGGACGAGATTATATTGGGTTTGCCTGCCGCTGGGCAATCAGCTACGGGTAATTACCGTTTGGTTGGCCACTGCGTTAACCTGCTGGCTTTAAGAAGTGCGCCTAAATCCGCACAATCATTCAAAAGTTATCTGAAACAGCGTACCACAGCTATCCTTGATGCGTACGACCATCAGTTATATACCTTTGGCGAATTACTGAAAAAGCTTGCCATCCCCCGCGATGCATCACGGGTGCCACTGGTACCGGTAATGTTTAACATTGATATGGGTATGGATGATGATGTTGATTTTTACGGATTGAAGCATCACCTAACCAGCAACCCGCGCGAATATGAAAGCTTCGAGATTTTTGTGAACATCTCCGGGCGGGATGAAGCTTTAGTTCTTGAGTGGTCATATAACACGCAGTTATTCAGCGAAAAATGCATCCGCAATTTAATGGATGAGTTTGAGTTTTTGTTGAATGAATTGGTAAATGATCCCGAGGTATTGATAGGCAGTGTTTCTGCTGCCAACCGTGCAGTGTTAATTGAAAAGCTAAAGGCCTGGAATAACACTTCGGTGGCTTATCCTAAGCACAAAGCGCTGCACCAACTAATCAATTGGCAAAGCGATGCAATAGCCGTAAAATTTGCAGACCAAAGTCTGAGTTACAGCCAACTGCACGAAAACAGCAACCGTTTAGCGGCCTTACTGATTGATAAAGGTGTTAAAAAAGGCGATAAGGTGACTTTTGCCCTGGACAGGTCGGCAGAAATGCTTGTGGTGATTTTGGGTATTATGAAAGCCGGGGCTGTTTATATCCCGCTCGATCCGCAATTTCCGCTCGGGAGGATCAATTACATGCTCAGCGATTCAAAAGCCGTGGTATTGTTATCATCGGCAAAATACCAGGGGCATTATCAATCAGAAGCTACTGAACTAATCATCGAAGACATCTGGCCCGATCTTTCAAAATATCCGGCAACAGAACCTGTTGTTGAAGTTACAGGCGACGACCTCGTGTACATTCTCTACACCTCCGGCTCAACCGGTATGCCTAAAGGGGTACAAATCAGCCAGCATAGCCTGGTAAATTTCCTGTACAGCATGCAAAAGCGACCGGGGATGACGGCGGCTGATAAACTGCTTGCCGTTACAACCATCAGCTTTGATATTGCCGGGCTTGAGCTATTCCTTCCCCTGCTTAGCGGCGCCCAGGTTGTAATTGCCGATACCAATACCGCTAAAGACGGCCGTGCGTTGTTGGACATCATCCGCAAGGAAAACATAACCACCATGCAGGCTACGCCATATACCTGGCGCATTATGCTTGAAGCAGGGTGGGATGAAAATACGCCGATAAAAGTAATTTGCGGCGGCGAGGCCTTACCTAAAGAATTAGCCGAAAGGATTTTAGGCAAAGCATCATCGCTATGGAATGTATACGGACCAACGGAAACCACAATATGGTCAACCATCAAACAAATTAAGGCTGATGATGTAGCTATAACCATAGGGCGACCGATAGATAACACCTCGATCTATATTTTAGATAAAAACCTTAACCCGCTGGATACCGGCACTATAGGTGAGATTTATATTGGCGGAGACGGGCTTGCCGTCGGTTATCTGAACCAACCCCAACTAACGGCCGAAAAGTTTATTGACGATCCGTTTTCAGACAACGCCGGTGATAAAATGTACCGTACCGGCGATTTAGGCCGCTTTATGGAAGATGGCGAAATTGAATGCCTTGGCCGTGCCGATGCCCAGATCAAAATTCGCGGTTATCGCATTGAAACCGGCGAAATTGAATATCATCTCATCAATCAGCCAAACGTAAAACAGGCGGTGGTTGTAGCGCAGCCCGATAAAAAAGGGATCAATAAACTGGTAGCCTACATTACCATTGATGATAATTACCTGATGGAAGATGAAATTGCGCGGCAAAAAAACTGGCGGTCATCACTTAAAAATGCCCTGCCGGATTATATGGTGCCCGATGATTTTATCGTGATTACGGCTATTCCGCTTACACCAAACGGTAAAATGGATAAAAAAGCGCTGATCCAAACCTCGGCACCAATAGCTGAGGCGGTAAACGTGTACGTAGCTCCCCGCACCGATGTAGAGAAATTGGTTGCCGATATCTGGAGCGAGTTTTTAGAGATTGACAAAGTAGGCGTTTACGATAATTTTTTTGAGATGGGCGGGCACTCGCTGATAGCCGTGCAGGTAATGGCCCGCATTGAAAAGGTTACCGGCAAACGGTTACCGCTTGCCGCGCTGTTTGAAAACTCGACAGTTGAGAAATTATCCCTCATGCTGGAAATGGACGGCAAATCCATTGTTTGGGATTCGTTAGTGCCGATAAAGCCCAATGGCAGCAAAATGCCCTTGTATATTGTACACGGTGCCGGACTTAATGTATTGCTATTTAACGCGCTGGCCATCAACATGGATGCCGACCAGCCGGTTTACGGCTTACAGGCAAAAGGCCTTAACGGTATTGACGAACCGCTGAGCGAGATCAAAGATATCGCCGCGCATTACATCGGCGCCATACAGGCACAAAACCCTAACGGGCCATACGCGCTTGCCGGTTATTCGTTTGGCGGCATCATAGCCTGGGAAATGACCCGGCAACTGGAGGCACAAGGCAAACAGGTAAAAATGCTGGCCATGTTTGATACCTATGCCTATCGTTCACCATTTTTTGATCCCTGGCTTACCATGCAAACCAAAAGGGCCAAGTTTTTTATGCGCAAGCTTAAATACAACTTATTTACGCCCGAAGGCCTGTCGCAAAGCCTCACCGAGAAAACAAAAAATATTAAACGCCATGCCACAAGGATGTTATGGAAGTTAACTAATGATAATCAGCAGGAAGGTTTTTTCGGTTATTCAAACAAAATTGACGAAATGAATCAGCTTGCCGAGCGTCGTTACCAACTGAAACCTTATAACATCGCCATCGAATTGTTCAGGGCCAATACCCATACTTTTTATATGGACGATTTTGAAAACCTGGGCTGGAAACCCTATGCTTTAAAGGGCATTAACGTACATCCCATCCCAGGCGAACATAACTCGATATTTAAAGCGCCAAACGACAAGATCTTTGCCCGCATTTTGCAGCAATGCCTTGATGAGGCAGCTAAAAAATAG
- the pbpC gene encoding penicillin-binding protein 1C — protein sequence MHFLLKRTKKLLKKPKVIIILSLLFVLTLIFWFCLPSPLFRSPTSYVIDDEQGELLGASIASDGQWRFPYNPDVPEKFKQCIIAFEDKRFEHHPGFDPIAFSRAIKQNLSSKKVTSGGSTITMQVIRLATKHNRNIWNKLKEIFMAMRLELSYSKKQILALYASNAPFGTNVIGLDAASWRYFGRSPDKLSWGEMAAMAVLPNSPSLVHPGRNRTILLKKRNSLLDKLQKAGVIDSITAVLARLEPVPDRPMPLPQLAPHLLQRFKADHKIKPDGDTRITTSINSSLQQQVNDILEQHHQLLKGNDINNIAAIVLDVETGTTLAYAGNISHREDPQMESDVDVIDAPRSPGSTLKPLLYAAMLHDGLILPNSLMPDVPTLIAGYHPENFDLGYDGAVPASRALSRSLNVPAVKMLQQYKYERFYDFLHKAGISTLTKPADHYGLSLILGGGENTLWELSGAYADMGRVLNHYNKYKGQYNPADFHSPVYSRQETGKPELHTSGLLDAASIYYTFQAMEEVMRPGEEMLWQQFSSSQRVAWKTGTSFGFRDGWAIGVTPKYVVGVWVGNTDGEGRPGLTGINTAAPALFEIFRLLPVSRDWFEMPAGEMVKINVCHQSGYRAGQYCQDIDEQYVPKSGLRAPVCPYHQLVHLSADARWQVNGNCETPDNILNKSWFVLPPSMEYYYKARNYQYHVLPPFRADCAQNENSNTMEVIYPKNGAKIYVPLEADGTRGRMICNAAHRQPGVKIFWHLDDRYMGETKDFHQMALNPPPGKHILTLVDSNGNTISIGFEILSK from the coding sequence ATGCATTTTTTATTAAAACGAACAAAAAAGCTGCTAAAAAAGCCGAAAGTGATCATCATACTTTCGCTTTTGTTTGTTTTAACCCTGATATTCTGGTTTTGTTTGCCAAGCCCCCTATTTCGCAGCCCAACATCGTATGTTATTGATGATGAACAAGGTGAACTATTGGGCGCTTCTATAGCAAGCGACGGGCAATGGCGCTTTCCGTACAACCCTGATGTACCCGAAAAGTTTAAACAATGTATTATTGCCTTTGAGGATAAACGGTTTGAACATCACCCCGGTTTTGACCCTATCGCGTTTAGTCGTGCCATCAAGCAAAACCTGTCATCAAAAAAAGTGACCAGCGGCGGCAGTACCATTACCATGCAGGTAATTCGTTTAGCCACCAAACATAACCGCAACATCTGGAACAAGCTTAAGGAAATTTTTATGGCCATGCGCCTTGAGCTTAGCTACAGCAAAAAACAGATTTTAGCTTTATATGCCAGCAATGCACCCTTTGGCACCAATGTTATCGGTTTAGATGCTGCTTCATGGCGGTATTTTGGCCGCAGCCCGGATAAATTATCATGGGGCGAAATGGCGGCCATGGCGGTATTGCCCAACTCACCATCCTTGGTACACCCCGGCCGCAACCGGACAATCCTTTTGAAAAAACGCAATTCGCTGCTTGATAAACTGCAAAAGGCCGGTGTTATTGACAGCATTACCGCTGTGCTGGCCCGCCTGGAGCCCGTACCCGACAGGCCAATGCCTTTGCCACAACTTGCCCCCCACCTGTTGCAACGCTTTAAGGCCGATCACAAAATTAAGCCCGATGGAGACACCCGCATCACCACCAGTATCAATTCATCATTGCAGCAACAGGTGAATGATATTTTAGAGCAGCATCATCAATTGCTGAAAGGCAACGACATCAATAACATAGCAGCCATTGTGCTTGATGTTGAAACCGGAACTACGCTGGCCTACGCCGGCAATATCTCGCACCGCGAAGACCCGCAGATGGAAAGCGATGTGGATGTGATTGATGCCCCCCGTAGCCCCGGAAGCACACTTAAACCTTTGCTGTATGCGGCGATGCTGCATGATGGCCTGATCTTGCCCAATAGCTTAATGCCTGATGTACCCACGCTGATAGCAGGCTATCACCCCGAAAACTTTGATCTGGGCTATGATGGTGCGGTGCCGGCTTCAAGAGCTTTATCAAGATCGCTAAATGTGCCGGCTGTAAAAATGCTGCAGCAATATAAATACGAGCGTTTTTACGATTTTTTGCATAAGGCAGGCATCAGCACGCTAACCAAACCTGCCGATCATTACGGTTTATCATTAATATTGGGCGGTGGCGAAAATACCCTTTGGGAGTTAAGTGGCGCTTATGCGGATATGGGGCGGGTGCTGAATCACTATAACAAATACAAAGGGCAATATAACCCGGCAGATTTTCACAGCCCGGTTTACAGCCGGCAGGAAACCGGTAAACCGGAGCTTCATACATCAGGATTATTGGATGCCGCGTCAATTTACTATACTTTTCAGGCTATGGAAGAGGTTATGCGCCCGGGCGAGGAAATGTTATGGCAGCAGTTCAGCTCATCGCAGCGAGTGGCCTGGAAAACGGGGACAAGCTTTGGCTTCAGAGATGGATGGGCCATTGGCGTTACACCTAAATATGTTGTAGGGGTTTGGGTTGGGAATACCGATGGCGAAGGCAGGCCGGGGTTAACAGGGATTAATACTGCCGCCCCTGCCCTCTTCGAGATTTTCAGGCTGCTCCCGGTTTCGCGCGATTGGTTTGAGATGCCCGCAGGCGAAATGGTGAAGATAAATGTATGCCATCAAAGCGGTTATCGTGCCGGTCAATATTGCCAGGATATTGATGAACAATACGTACCTAAAAGCGGCTTAAGGGCACCGGTATGCCCTTACCATCAACTGGTACATTTATCGGCTGATGCCCGATGGCAGGTAAATGGCAATTGCGAAACACCTGATAACATCCTTAATAAAAGCTGGTTTGTACTGCCGCCTTCGATGGAATATTATTACAAGGCACGTAATTATCAGTACCATGTTTTACCGCCCTTCAGGGCTGATTGTGCGCAGAACGAAAATAGCAATACCATGGAGGTGATCTACCCCAAAAACGGTGCAAAGATCTATGTTCCCCTTGAAGCCGATGGTACCCGGGGCCGGATGATCTGCAATGCGGCGCACCGGCAACCCGGCGTAAAAATATTCTGGCACCTGGACGATCGGTATATGGGCGAAACCAAAGATTTTCACCAGATGGCCTTAAATCCGCCTCCGGGCAAGCATATCCTTACATTGGTTGATAGCAACGGTAACACCATCAGCATCGGTTTTGAGATCCTGAGTAAATAA
- a CDS encoding glycosyltransferase family 2 protein, whose translation MTIEKLSIIIPAYNEARTIHLILDKIKTVTLLNDIKKEVIIVNDCSKDDTEGAVYHYKASNPDLDIQYFKHEVNKGKGAALHTGIAKATGEYLIIQDADLEYDPAEYNDLLKPVINGFADVVYGSRFMGSNPHRILFFWHTIGNRWLTFASNMFSNLNLTDMETCYKLFNTKLIQSIKLTEKRFGFEPEVTQKISRVPKIRIYEVGISYYGRTYDEGKKIGWKDGVRAFYCIAKYGMFKSK comes from the coding sequence ATGACGATAGAAAAATTATCAATTATTATTCCGGCTTATAACGAGGCGAGGACCATCCATCTTATTTTAGATAAAATTAAAACCGTAACTCTCCTCAATGATATTAAAAAGGAAGTGATCATTGTAAACGATTGCTCGAAGGATGATACCGAAGGTGCTGTTTATCACTATAAAGCATCAAATCCCGATCTTGACATCCAGTACTTTAAACACGAAGTAAATAAAGGCAAGGGGGCTGCGCTGCATACCGGCATCGCCAAAGCCACCGGCGAATACCTAATCATTCAGGATGCCGACCTTGAATATGATCCCGCCGAATATAACGATTTGCTGAAACCGGTAATAAACGGCTTTGCCGATGTGGTTTATGGTTCGCGCTTTATGGGCAGCAACCCACACCGCATCCTCTTCTTTTGGCACACCATAGGCAACAGGTGGTTAACCTTCGCATCAAACATGTTTTCCAACCTTAATTTAACGGATATGGAAACCTGTTATAAGCTCTTTAATACCAAACTCATCCAATCAATAAAACTCACCGAAAAACGTTTTGGCTTTGAGCCGGAGGTTACCCAAAAAATCTCGCGTGTTCCAAAAATCAGGATCTACGAGGTGGGCATATCCTACTATGGCCGTACTTATGACGAGGGTAAGAAAATAGGATGGAAGGATGGCGTTAGGGCGTTTTACTGTATTGCCAAATACGGCATGTTTAAATCGAAGTAA
- a CDS encoding 3'-5' exonuclease: MLEQYDLHNILIIDIETVPQYSSHDQLPENLQKLWELKTQYQRKDEPADAYYERAGIWAEFGKIVCISAGIFTAGKSTGLRVKSFASHDEKELLTKFTNLLFSQPANLILCAHNGKEFDFPYICRRLLINGMPFPPQLQIAGKKPWEVIHLDTMELWKFGDHKHYTSLNLLSAIFNIPTSKDDIDGSDVGRVYWQENQLERICTYCQKDVIVTAQLLRRYRGEELITDDCITIVGGNA, translated from the coding sequence ATGCTTGAACAGTACGATCTGCATAACATACTGATAATTGATATTGAAACAGTACCGCAATACAGCAGCCACGATCAACTGCCCGAGAATTTGCAAAAACTCTGGGAGCTTAAAACCCAATACCAGCGCAAGGATGAGCCCGCCGATGCTTACTATGAACGCGCCGGCATCTGGGCTGAGTTTGGAAAGATAGTCTGCATTTCGGCCGGGATTTTTACTGCGGGCAAAAGCACGGGTCTGCGGGTAAAATCGTTTGCCTCGCACGATGAAAAGGAGTTGCTCACCAAATTTACCAACCTGCTTTTTAGCCAGCCTGCCAACCTTATTTTATGCGCGCATAATGGTAAGGAGTTCGATTTTCCGTACATCTGCCGGCGATTGCTTATTAACGGGATGCCTTTTCCGCCGCAGTTACAGATAGCCGGCAAAAAGCCCTGGGAGGTTATCCATTTAGATACCATGGAGCTCTGGAAATTTGGCGACCATAAACACTATACTTCGCTTAACCTGCTTTCGGCCATTTTTAATATCCCTACCTCTAAAGATGATATAGACGGCAGCGACGTTGGCCGGGTTTACTGGCAGGAAAACCAACTGGAGCGGATTTGTACCTATTGCCAAAAGGATGTGATAGTAACAGCACAACTGTTAAGGCGGTATCGCGGCGAAGAACTGATAACGGATGATTGTATTACGATAGTTGGCGGCAATGCTTGA